The following coding sequences are from one Bacillus carboniphilus window:
- the arr gene encoding NAD(+)--rifampin ADP-ribosyltransferase: protein MNDKKDVLDNGPFFHGTKAELKIGDLLEPQHLSNYQDKTSNYIYFTATLDAAKWGAELATSNAKERIYIVEPLGDFENDPNLTDKRFPGNPTRSYRSKSPLKIIAELGSWERHSDEEINHMLTSLKKLREQGKAVIED from the coding sequence ATGAATGATAAAAAAGATGTCTTAGACAATGGCCCTTTCTTTCACGGTACAAAAGCAGAGCTAAAAATTGGTGATCTTTTAGAACCGCAACACTTATCAAATTACCAAGACAAAACATCGAACTATATCTATTTCACTGCAACATTAGATGCGGCTAAATGGGGTGCTGAATTAGCCACATCTAATGCTAAAGAAAGAATTTACATTGTAGAACCATTAGGTGATTTTGAAAATGATCCGAACTTAACGGACAAAAGATTTCCTGGAAACCCAACACGTTCTTATAGGTCGAAATCGCCTTTGAAAATAATAGCTGAACTAGGTTCATGGGAAAGACATTCCGATGAAGAGATCAATCATATGCTTACATCTTTAAAAAAGTTGCGGGAACAAGGAAAGGCTGTAATTGAGGATTAA
- a CDS encoding CBO0543 family protein, which produces MIERFIIWSGFLFGILSFPTLFKKPSYKIWLPLYLINCIINYIFNAVLVRTKKLKYPVRAVPKIFKINSTYDFFVCPFLSVWYCQSIYNSKLPGIIGKLFLFSLPQGAYEVFLEKKTNLLKFKGNWNWYHSVFLVFIVKIISIGTLKILKTILKPVKT; this is translated from the coding sequence ATGATTGAGCGTTTCATTATTTGGAGTGGATTCCTCTTCGGTATATTATCCTTTCCTACTTTATTCAAAAAGCCATCATATAAAATATGGTTACCTTTATATTTGATAAACTGCATCATTAACTATATATTTAACGCAGTATTAGTAAGAACAAAGAAGTTAAAATATCCAGTCAGAGCCGTACCTAAGATTTTTAAAATAAACTCTACATATGATTTTTTTGTATGCCCTTTTCTGTCAGTTTGGTATTGTCAATCCATATACAATTCAAAATTACCAGGGATAATTGGGAAGTTATTTCTATTCTCCTTACCACAGGGTGCTTATGAAGTATTCCTTGAAAAGAAAACTAATTTACTCAAATTTAAAGGGAATTGGAATTGGTATCACTCTGTTTTCCTTGTATTTATCGTAAAAATAATATCCATTGGAA